From a single Okeanomitos corallinicola TIOX110 genomic region:
- the pds gene encoding 15-cis-phytoene desaturase, giving the protein MRVAIAGAGLAGLSCAKYLIDAGHTPIIFESRDVLGGLVAAWKDSDGDWYETGLHAFFGAYPNMLQLLKELGIEDRLQWKEHTLIFNQPDKPGTLSRFDVPDIPSPFNIIASIINNNDMLTWEQKIRFAIGLLPAIVRGQKYVEEMDKYSFSEWLKRQGIGERVATDVFIAASKALTFINPDEVSSTILLTALNRFLQERYGSKIAFLDGSPTERLCQPIVDYITAGGGEVKLNAPLKEIVLNSDGTVKGFLLRGLNGEADELVTADFYVSAISVDPLKVMLPKPWQQMEFFQKLEGLEGVPVINLHMWFDRKLTDIDHLLFSRSPLLSVYADMSNTCREYANPDRSMLELVLAPAKDWISKSDQEIISATMAELEKLFPDHFTGENPAKLLKSHVVKTPRSVYTATPGRQQYRPSQTTPIANFFLSGSYTMQRYLGSMEGAVLSGKLTAQAISEAPTVANPSHLQTPTRPPAKNAATA; this is encoded by the coding sequence ATGCGAGTAGCTATCGCTGGTGCTGGTTTAGCAGGACTTTCCTGTGCGAAATATCTAATAGATGCAGGTCACACACCCATTATCTTTGAAAGTCGGGATGTACTAGGTGGTTTGGTGGCAGCATGGAAAGACTCTGACGGAGACTGGTACGAAACCGGTTTGCACGCTTTCTTTGGGGCATATCCCAATATGCTGCAATTGCTCAAGGAGTTAGGTATTGAAGACCGACTTCAATGGAAAGAGCATACACTGATTTTTAACCAACCAGATAAACCAGGGACACTATCACGTTTTGATGTTCCTGATATTCCCTCACCGTTTAACATCATTGCTTCCATCATAAATAACAATGATATGTTGACTTGGGAGCAAAAAATTCGTTTTGCCATTGGTTTGCTTCCGGCCATCGTTCGCGGTCAAAAATATGTTGAGGAGATGGATAAGTACAGCTTCTCAGAGTGGTTGAAAAGACAAGGTATAGGTGAACGAGTAGCCACTGATGTATTTATTGCAGCTTCTAAGGCACTCACCTTTATTAACCCTGATGAAGTATCCTCCACAATTTTACTAACCGCCCTCAATCGGTTTTTACAAGAACGTTACGGTTCAAAAATTGCCTTTTTAGATGGTTCTCCGACAGAGAGACTCTGCCAACCCATTGTTGATTACATTACCGCTGGGGGTGGAGAAGTGAAGCTTAATGCTCCCTTAAAAGAGATCGTGCTGAACTCAGATGGTACAGTCAAAGGGTTTTTGCTGCGGGGTTTAAACGGAGAAGCAGATGAATTAGTGACAGCAGACTTTTACGTATCAGCCATATCGGTTGACCCATTAAAAGTAATGTTGCCCAAACCTTGGCAGCAAATGGAATTTTTCCAAAAGCTAGAAGGTTTAGAAGGTGTACCAGTCATTAACCTCCATATGTGGTTTGATCGGAAGTTAACAGATATTGATCATCTCTTATTTTCGCGATCGCCACTCCTCAGCGTTTATGCTGATATGAGTAATACCTGTCGTGAGTATGCTAACCCTGATCGGTCAATGCTGGAATTAGTTCTTGCACCTGCCAAAGATTGGATTAGCAAATCTGATCAGGAAATTATCTCTGCTACTATGGCCGAGTTGGAAAAACTCTTCCCTGACCACTTTACAGGAGAAAACCCAGCCAAGCTGCTGAAATCTCACGTTGTGAAAACGCCACGTTCAGTTTACACAGCGACCCCTGGTCGTCAACAGTACCGCCCATCCCAAACAACTCCTATAGCTAACTTCTTTTTAAGTGGAAGTTATACCATGCAACGCTATTTAGGCAGTATGGAAGGCGCTGTACTTTCTGGTAAGCTAACAGCACAGGCGATCTCGGAAGCGCCAACGGTAGCAAACCCTTCCCACCTGCAAACGCCAACTCGACCGCCCGCAAAGAATGCTGCAACTGCCTGA
- the crtB gene encoding 15-cis-phytoene synthase CrtB has product MLQLPDSPPRMKTLVSVDESYKLCQELTAKYAKTFYLGTLLMSPAKRQSVWAIYAWCRRTDELVDGPAAARTTPETLELWEKQLDSVFAGQPLDNYDVALVDTLQRFPLEIQPFRDMIAGQRMDLYRSRYETFEDLYLYCYRVAGTVGLMSTTIMGVDTSIYTAPWHRNQQPYLPIDEAIALGIANQLTNILRDVGEDARRGRIYLPLEDLAKFNYSEEELFRGVLDDRWRALMKFQIQRAREFYTKADRGITYLAPDARWPVWAASMLYGQILDVIERNDYQVFSQRAYVPQVQKLRTLPAAWMRSQVL; this is encoded by the coding sequence ATGCTGCAACTGCCTGATTCCCCACCGCGCATGAAAACGCTGGTCTCTGTAGACGAGTCCTACAAACTTTGCCAAGAACTTACAGCCAAGTACGCCAAAACCTTTTACTTGGGTACATTGCTGATGAGTCCGGCAAAACGTCAATCTGTTTGGGCAATATACGCTTGGTGTCGCCGTACAGATGAATTAGTAGATGGTCCTGCTGCTGCTAGAACGACCCCAGAAACTTTAGAATTATGGGAAAAGCAGCTAGACTCAGTTTTTGCTGGACAACCATTAGATAACTACGATGTAGCTTTAGTAGATACCCTGCAACGGTTTCCACTGGAAATTCAACCCTTTCGGGATATGATCGCCGGTCAGCGCATGGATTTATACCGTAGTCGCTATGAAACTTTTGAGGATTTATATCTTTACTGCTACCGAGTAGCTGGTACAGTTGGCTTAATGTCAACTACCATTATGGGTGTAGATACCAGTATTTATACTGCCCCTTGGCATAGAAATCAACAACCTTATTTACCCATAGATGAAGCGATCGCCTTGGGTATAGCTAACCAACTTACTAACATTCTCCGTGATGTTGGTGAAGATGCACGTCGGGGTAGAATTTATCTACCTTTAGAAGACTTAGCTAAATTTAACTATAGCGAAGAAGAACTTTTCCGAGGTGTTTTAGATGACCGTTGGCGTGCATTGATGAAATTTCAAATTCAACGCGCCCGCGAATTTTATACTAAAGCAGATAGGGGAATTACTTATCTTGCCCCTGATGCCCGTTGGCCAGTTTGGGCAGCATCTATGCTCTATGGACAGATTTTAGATGTGATTGAGCGCAATGATTATCAAGTGTTTAGTCAACGTGCTTACGTTCCCCAGGTGCAAAAATTACGTACATTACCGGCAGCTTGGATGCGATCGCAAGTTTTATAA
- a CDS encoding ABC transporter substrate-binding protein, translated as MPKSSVSLFLSLVTVVSGLLMTACENTTTTTDTNTTTTPSSSAKGLKIGTLLPTTGDLASIGQQMAGSVPLLVETVNACGGVNGESVTLVEVDDQTDPKVGAAGMTKLATVDKVGGVVGSFASSVSTAAVSVAVPNQVMLISPGSTSPIFTEKAKNGDFKGFWARTSPSDNYQAPALAQLANKRGFKRVSTVVINNDYGVAFEKAFVDAFEKLGGTVINKDKPVRYDPKAQTFQTEAGAAFAGKPDAVVAVMYAETGSLFLKSAYQQGLTKGVQIMLTDGVKSPEFPDQVGKGADGKYLLSGAVGTVPGSDGKALEAFNKLWQEKKGGTPGEYAPQAWDAAALLVLSAQAAKDNTGVGIASKLREVAGGEGTEVSDVCEGLKLLQEDKKINYQGASGNVDVDANGDVVGVYDVWTVGDDGKITVIDTVKAQ; from the coding sequence ATGCCAAAATCTAGTGTTTCCCTATTTCTGAGTTTAGTAACTGTGGTCAGCGGCTTATTAATGACCGCCTGTGAAAATACCACCACCACAACAGATACCAACACCACAACAACCCCATCAAGTAGTGCCAAAGGTTTAAAAATTGGGACTTTGTTACCAACGACTGGCGACCTAGCTTCCATTGGTCAACAGATGGCTGGTTCAGTTCCTTTACTGGTAGAAACCGTCAACGCTTGCGGTGGTGTGAATGGAGAATCAGTCACCCTCGTAGAAGTAGATGACCAAACCGACCCTAAAGTAGGTGCAGCAGGGATGACCAAACTCGCAACTGTAGATAAAGTCGGTGGTGTGGTTGGTTCTTTTGCTAGTAGTGTCTCTACCGCTGCGGTTTCCGTTGCTGTACCCAATCAAGTCATGTTAATTTCCCCTGGTAGCACCAGTCCCATATTTACGGAAAAAGCCAAAAACGGCGATTTTAAAGGATTTTGGGCGCGGACTTCTCCCTCAGATAACTACCAAGCTCCGGCTTTAGCTCAATTAGCTAATAAAAGAGGTTTTAAAAGAGTTTCCACAGTCGTCATCAACAATGACTATGGCGTAGCTTTTGAAAAAGCATTTGTAGACGCTTTTGAAAAATTAGGGGGAACAGTAATTAACAAAGATAAACCTGTTCGTTATGACCCCAAAGCTCAAACCTTTCAAACTGAAGCAGGTGCAGCATTTGCAGGTAAACCCGATGCTGTAGTAGCTGTGATGTATGCAGAAACAGGTAGTTTATTCCTGAAATCTGCTTATCAGCAAGGTTTAACTAAGGGTGTACAAATAATGCTCACTGATGGGGTAAAATCACCTGAATTCCCCGACCAAGTAGGTAAAGGAGCAGATGGTAAATACCTGTTATCTGGTGCAGTGGGTACAGTTCCTGGTTCTGATGGTAAAGCATTAGAGGCTTTTAATAAATTGTGGCAAGAGAAAAAAGGCGGTACACCAGGAGAATATGCACCTCAAGCTTGGGATGCAGCAGCTTTGTTAGTTTTATCCGCACAAGCTGCTAAAGATAATACAGGAGTTGGTATTGCTAGTAAACTCCGGGAAGTGGCTGGTGGAGAAGGTACAGAGGTTTCTGATGTCTGCGAAGGACTCAAGCTACTTCAAGAAGATAAAAAGATTAATTACCAAGGTGCAAGCGGTAATGTTGATGTAGATGCTAACGGTGATGTCGTCGGTGTATATGATGTTTGGACAGTGGGAGATGATGGCAAGATTACGGTCATAGACACTGTTAAAGCACAGTAA
- a CDS encoding SagB/ThcOx family dehydrogenase, translated as MPEIYESIAQHYHERTKYDPETLAGKSQQLDWAKQPVPFKEYKIGSDFDLKPYLQEHPDTFTHNSDAKWWQRLSKLLFHSYGLTAKMPSMGSAVYLRSAPSAGGLYPAEVYLVSRGTPLLPAGLYNYQCRTHSLKQFWESDVWTNLQSACFWHPSLESTQLAIVTTAVFYRSAWRYEDRAYRRIFLDTGHLLGNIELAGAITDFRPHLIGGFIDEAVNNMLYIDPQQEGATVVIALADLLDIKQNLPLGKTALPSSTDIEYPSIPDGKLLKYFHLHTQITAEETGKKNLNLVKPEKSLEDKYNFPFCEKFSTATTPIDWGRNLSSLENTMYKRRSTRAYSDENLTFDELKALLDFTYQPENYLEQNLDTTPDYFDLNLIETFIAVSGVKGLDSGCYYYAPKAQELRQIRFKNFRRELHFLCLGQELGRDAKAVIFHTADLKAAIDKYGDRVYRYLHLDAGHLGQKLNLAAISLNLGVSGIGGFFDDQVNDVLGIPADEAVLYITTLGRPR; from the coding sequence ATGCCAGAAATATACGAATCAATTGCTCAACATTACCACGAGCGGACTAAATACGACCCGGAAACCTTGGCCGGAAAAAGTCAGCAGCTAGACTGGGCTAAACAGCCTGTACCATTTAAAGAATACAAAATTGGCTCTGATTTTGACCTTAAACCCTATTTACAAGAACACCCAGACACTTTTACTCACAATTCAGACGCTAAATGGTGGCAAAGACTCTCCAAGCTGTTATTCCATAGCTATGGACTCACCGCCAAAATGCCATCTATGGGTAGTGCAGTATATTTACGGTCTGCCCCTAGTGCCGGGGGTTTATATCCAGCAGAAGTATATTTAGTTTCCCGTGGGACACCATTGTTACCGGCTGGACTTTATAACTATCAGTGTCGCACTCATTCTTTAAAACAGTTTTGGGAAAGTGATGTCTGGACAAATTTACAAAGTGCTTGTTTCTGGCATCCTAGTTTAGAAAGTACCCAACTAGCTATTGTTACGACTGCGGTTTTTTATCGTTCTGCTTGGCGCTATGAAGACCGCGCTTATCGGCGCATTTTTCTCGATACTGGGCATCTTTTAGGTAACATCGAATTAGCTGGTGCAATAACTGATTTTCGTCCCCATTTAATTGGCGGTTTTATTGATGAAGCTGTCAACAATATGCTGTATATTGATCCTCAACAAGAAGGTGCAACCGTTGTTATCGCTTTGGCTGATTTATTAGATATTAAACAAAATTTACCCTTGGGAAAAACTGCACTACCTTCATCAACAGACATTGAATATCCCTCAATTCCTGATGGTAAACTGCTCAAATATTTTCATCTTCATACTCAAATTACAGCGGAAGAAACAGGTAAGAAAAATTTAAACTTAGTCAAACCTGAAAAGTCATTAGAAGATAAATATAATTTCCCTTTTTGTGAAAAATTTTCTACTGCTACTACACCTATTGACTGGGGTAGAAATCTTTCCAGTTTAGAAAATACAATGTATAAACGTCGTTCTACCCGTGCTTATAGTGATGAAAATTTGACTTTTGATGAATTAAAGGCTTTACTCGATTTTACTTATCAACCAGAAAATTATCTAGAGCAAAATTTAGATACTACTCCTGATTATTTTGATCTGAATTTAATTGAAACTTTTATTGCTGTTTCTGGTGTAAAAGGACTTGATTCCGGTTGTTATTATTATGCACCCAAAGCTCAAGAATTAAGACAAATTCGCTTTAAAAATTTTCGTCGGGAATTACATTTTCTCTGTTTGGGACAGGAGCTAGGAAGGGATGCTAAAGCGGTAATCTTTCATACTGCTGATTTAAAGGCAGCAATTGATAAATATGGCGATCGCGTTTACCGTTATTTACATTTAGATGCTGGTCATTTAGGTCAAAAGCTTAATTTAGCAGCTATTAGCCTTAATTTAGGAGTCAGCGGTATCGGTGGCTTTTTTGATGATCAGGTGAATGATGTTTTAGGTATTCCTGCCGATGAAGCTGTTCTATATATTACTACATTGGGAAGGCCTAGGTAA
- a CDS encoding alpha/beta hydrolase, translating into MIPIRKTLSTTDIHVSYLEWNKGKEPLLLLHGMADNALVWSSLGDYLASEYHIIAPDMRGHGESSKPEKDYTFESAIADLEALMDHLEWPQTHVISHSWTGKLAAIWARYNPKRLKSITLVDPIFIWKMPNLMKLTFPFLYKVLPFLKTMGPFASYEEAEEKIKQLSQFQDWSYLQQQVFQAGIEQKADGSWGSKFTIAARDGIFDAVIEVPGFINPIETPALFIQPERGVNRQDWQIKPYKTNLKNLIFKKVPGNHWPFLTKPEDFNQTVAEFLAEHK; encoded by the coding sequence ATGATACCTATACGTAAAACTCTATCAACCACTGATATTCACGTTTCTTATCTGGAATGGAACAAAGGTAAAGAACCGTTACTACTGTTACATGGTATGGCTGATAATGCCTTGGTTTGGTCTAGTTTAGGAGATTATTTAGCTTCTGAATATCACATTATTGCCCCAGATATGCGTGGTCATGGAGAGAGTAGTAAGCCTGAAAAAGATTATACCTTTGAAAGTGCGATCGCTGATTTAGAAGCATTAATGGATCATTTGGAATGGCCACAAACTCATGTTATTAGTCATTCTTGGACTGGTAAATTAGCCGCTATTTGGGCAAGATACAACCCAAAACGCTTAAAAAGTATCACTTTGGTAGATCCCATTTTTATCTGGAAAATGCCTAATCTGATGAAATTAACCTTTCCTTTTTTGTATAAAGTGTTGCCATTTCTCAAGACGATGGGACCATTTGCCAGTTATGAAGAAGCGGAGGAAAAAATCAAACAACTTAGTCAATTTCAAGACTGGAGTTATTTGCAACAGCAAGTTTTTCAAGCCGGAATTGAACAAAAAGCCGATGGAAGTTGGGGCAGTAAATTTACAATTGCCGCCCGTGATGGCATTTTTGATGCAGTAATTGAAGTTCCAGGTTTTATTAACCCTATTGAAACTCCTGCTTTATTTATTCAACCAGAGAGAGGTGTCAACCGCCAAGATTGGCAAATTAAACCTTACAAAACTAATTTAAAAAACCTCATTTTTAAAAAAGTGCCTGGAAATCATTGGCCATTTTTAACTAAACCAGAAGATTTTAATCAAACAGTTGCCGAGTTTTTAGCAGAGCATAAATAA
- a CDS encoding DUF697 domain-containing protein — translation MNEQPNADSLNTPTDEPESKSKQDSWKNRITAAVSKTTSKLTQVLPVDQVKQTVGQWLSVNDAQVAEILATVRNQLPTTEALLIGKPQTGKSSIVRGLTGVSEEIIGQGFRPHTQNTQRYAYPSNDLPLLIFTDTVGLGDVSQDTEVIIQELISDLETEATGARVLILTIKVNDFATASLRQIIQELRKKYPYIPCLLAVTCLHELYPLDVADHPHYPPDFEEINRAFTEIKTNFSGLYDQAVLIDFTLKEDGYNSIFYGLEALRDNLAQLLPEAESKAIYQLLDQQAGEKLGNIYRDTARRYILPFSIMAGTLAAVPLPLATMPVLTALQVSMVGLLGKLYGQTLTRSQAGGVVSAIAGGFLAQAIARELIKFIPGFGSVIAASWAGAYTWALGEAACVYFGDLMGGKKPDPQKIQNVMQEAFEGAKERFKGMKSENE, via the coding sequence ATGAATGAACAACCCAATGCAGACTCATTAAACACGCCAACTGATGAACCAGAATCTAAGTCAAAACAGGATTCTTGGAAAAACCGCATTACTGCTGCTGTCAGTAAAACGACATCTAAATTAACTCAAGTTCTGCCTGTAGATCAGGTCAAACAGACCGTAGGACAATGGTTGAGTGTAAATGATGCTCAAGTTGCTGAGATTTTAGCCACTGTTCGTAATCAGTTACCGACTACAGAAGCTTTGTTGATAGGCAAACCCCAAACTGGTAAAAGTTCAATTGTTAGAGGTTTAACCGGGGTTTCTGAGGAGATTATTGGCCAGGGTTTTCGTCCTCATACTCAAAATACCCAACGTTATGCTTATCCTTCTAATGATTTACCATTGTTAATTTTTACAGATACAGTAGGTTTGGGAGATGTGAGTCAAGATACAGAAGTTATTATTCAAGAATTAATTAGTGATTTAGAAACAGAAGCTACAGGGGCTAGAGTTTTAATTTTAACTATTAAAGTTAATGATTTTGCTACGGCAAGTCTGCGGCAAATCATCCAAGAATTACGTAAAAAATATCCTTATATTCCTTGTCTTTTGGCTGTAACTTGTTTACATGAACTCTATCCTTTAGATGTAGCAGATCATCCTCATTATCCACCGGATTTTGAGGAAATTAATCGGGCATTTACAGAAATAAAAACTAATTTTTCGGGTTTATATGATCAGGCAGTTTTAATTGATTTTACGTTAAAAGAAGATGGTTATAATTCTATATTTTATGGTTTAGAAGCATTGCGAGATAATTTAGCCCAATTGTTGCCAGAAGCAGAGTCAAAAGCAATTTATCAGTTATTAGATCAGCAAGCGGGCGAGAAATTAGGTAACATTTATAGAGATACCGCTAGACGCTATATTTTACCCTTTTCAATTATGGCAGGTACTTTAGCTGCTGTACCCTTACCGTTGGCGACAATGCCAGTTTTAACAGCTTTGCAAGTTTCTATGGTGGGGTTATTGGGTAAATTATATGGTCAGACATTGACGCGATCGCAAGCTGGTGGTGTGGTGAGTGCGATCGCTGGTGGTTTTTTAGCGCAAGCTATAGCACGGGAATTAATTAAATTTATTCCTGGTTTTGGGAGTGTGATTGCTGCATCTTGGGCGGGTGCTTATACCTGGGCTTTGGGTGAAGCTGCTTGTGTTTATTTTGGTGATTTAATGGGTGGGAAAAAACCTGATCCGCAGAAAATTCAAAATGTGATGCAGGAAGCTTTTGAAGGGGCAAAGGAAAGGTTTAAAGGTATGAAAAGTGAGAATGAATAA